GATTAGTTGAATTCAAACATTTctagggactaccctggtggtccaaaggCTAAGACGGCCATGCTCACAATGAAGtcagcctgggttcaatccttggccagggaactagatcccacaagctacaactaagacttggctcagccaaatcaaataataaaagtattgaaaaaaaaaatttgtctgcacttgctattttcttcctgattcaggggaGTATTACCCTGTCCTTTCCAATCCAGATACTGCCCCCTGCTTTACCAAATACTTTTTCTGCCAGGGTAGCCTCCATGTTTTCACATACCAGAGGCCCTAATTTTCAGATCTGTTCAAGCAGCATCTAGCATTATAGACCATTTCCCTCTCCTAATATGCCCTGTGCCTCCAGAAATGGGCCTTCAGCCCTGACCTCTTCCTCTCCAAATCAGATACCCAGGTAGCTGCCTACCTACCTGACTGACATCTCTGATCATCCCCATCAGGACCACAAACTCAGTATGACCAAACTCAACTTGATCCAGTGGTCCCTACTGCCCAGTAAATGGCATCCCCACTATCATCTCACCTGTTAAAACCATCCTGGGAGTCATGTATGACTTCCAATCTCTTTTCTATCCCCAGGCCAGTGTGTCTTGAATCTGcccacccctctcccatccccatTTCCACCAGAGAGGCTGAGCCACTACCAATACGCCCCAATCGGCCGGCCAATCTAGCCACATTCACCCCACTCCAAATCACTCTTCCCACCAACGGCCAAGATGATCTAAAcactaaaaagaatttttaaaatccttgctTAAAATTCCACAAAGGCCGATTTTCCTGTCCTTAGGCTAAAGCCCCAAACTCATCCCATGGTTTACAGAGTCCTGCATGACCTGGCCACATCCATCTCTCCACCCTACTTGCCTCACATACAACTGGCTGCTGTGCTCTTCCACACTGGCCTTCCTTTAAGTTTTTACCTTGTATCATGTTTTCAACCTCAAGGCCTCCCTTTACATATACAGTTCTTTACATATAcagttcatatacatatatgtctccctttcccctttgtcaTTTAAGGCCCCATGTGTCAATTCCCACTCATTCCCTCTGACTAGGTAAATTCTCCCAGAGTATCCTGCAGGACCCATCTTCCAACACTTACCCAACTCCATGCTCATATGGGAACTATGTTTGACTTAATCGCTGTTAATATCCCAACCCCAATGCCCTGCCACACAGTGCGTGGCAGGAGTACATCCTCAGTCACGcaagtcgtgtctctttgtgaaaCCAcacactgtagccctccagactctccGGGccgtgggattatcccagcaagaatactgcagtggttgccatttcctcctccaggggatcttccccacccagggatcgaacccatgtctcctgcattgctaggcaaattctttacctactgagccattggggaagcacAAAACAGGCAGTCAATTAACCTTCAAGGCCAAGTCTAACTCCTTCCACTTGTCAGTAAGGAAACAGTGTTGGAGAGAAAAGGACTCAATCATGAGAATATTTTGCTCTCCAGGGACCACCCACTTTTCTTCGGTTGAGACCCTTTCCACCACTGCCCCGCTACGGTCTGGTAGTTCCTCCAGCCCACCCACCCTCACCATCCCCGTGGCCTGGCTCTTACTAGGGGGCTGGTCTAAGGTCACTACAAGGGCCTGGAGGGCATAGAGCGCCTGCAGCTCCTTCTGCTCGTCACACAGGTATTTCTGTAGCAGTTTCGCTCGTGCTTTCAGCACTGCAACATCCACTCGGAGAGAAGACTCAACTATAGGGAGAAAGACAGGGGTAAGCAGAATAATGCACCCTCAGCCTGGTCCAGAACCAGAGGTAAAGACCAAAACCACCCACCCTTGCCCCACCAACTCCCTGGCTCCTCTTACAGATAATTGCAGAATAGCAGACAGTTGTCATAAGGGCTCGAACTAATGTGTTGGATGTCACCTGCTGCTCGTTCAGGTTGGCCTGtgcaggagaaagagaaacaaatggcTCAAAAGTTCTAAATTATGCCTGGAAGGCTCCATTTTTGTTGCCCCCACCAAGCACCACCTTCTCTCACTCGCTGTGTCCACGCCAGTCTCAAGGAGAAACATACCTCTATCCAGTCAAACACCCGCTGGTTACTGCTGCCCTCCTGCAGCAGCTTCTCCAGCTGCCTGCGCAGCTCCTCAAAGGACAGCAACCTCTGGCCTGGGGCTTCTAACTCCTCTCCCAGGGTATACTCCACCTTCTGCAAGCAGAAAGGCCCACAGTCGGGAGGTAAACGCATCACATGAGATAACAGAAGAGAAGAAGACTGGCTGGCCCCAAGTGCTAGAGTCCACCCAAGTCTAGTCACAAACCTGCGCAGTGACAAAGGCACTGACATCCTGGCCTTCAGGCAGAAATTCCTTCCAGCTGAGTCCAGCCTCTCGCCACAGCGTCCCCACCTTTTTAGGACCCTGGAAAACATTAGACCAACTCATTAGACAACTCTCATTCTAAGAATCTAACAGCTTCACAAATATCATCTAACAAATGCATACTGTAATCTCACCAGACACTTTGCAAGCAGCTCAGGATGCTAAGATACTGAATGAGAACAGTGCGTCCATGGCTACAGTCTAGTACCGAGCACAGACATCAGTCAAATAACCATCCAAAGTCACGAGAAGTTACCTACCACAGTGCTATGAGACTCAGGAGATGGCCTGAGAGCCTCTAGGAAAAGGTCAACTAGGTCACAGGACTCTCAAAGAATTACTGGACCACAAAAGGTAAACAACCAGATCAAAATACCTCATCCAAGCCTTCCACATACATCTACGTTTCTTTCTAAAATAGCTTAGTTTTTCATTATTGCAAGTAACAAAGCTTATGGGAGAGAACAACCTCTAACAAGTATTCAGCTCCCAAGTCCAGAAAAATTAGAAGCAGATGTAACCCCAACGCAAATCAGAAAACGGCAGTCTTTTGAGTTCATTTTCTCTAAGGGGCAACAGATTCTGAAGCCATCGCAGTTTTACAACAACATATTCAGGATGATGTCATCAACTCTTGACAAAAGTACTTCATGGACTTTAAAAACGTCCCTCTTAACACCATTAAAATCGAGTTGTCTCACAGctgacatacatttttaaaataagaccgtaagttttttctttcttagcagTGCATAAATGTCACAAAATCCATGGCACCTTGGAGTCAATGAAATACTACTAGAtcaatatgttttttcttttgaattattattCTATACTTCTTAGAAACTATCTGGTATACATTTTTACctaaaagaatatgaaaggacAATTTCTCTCTGATTCAAGACTCACTCCTCCATGTTCCAGAGCTGAACTCTCTTAAAACTGTATTTCCCGACATCTCACCACCACTAAGTACCACAGACAACTTGCCCTTCCAGTCATTTCACCTTTGTATTTGCTAGTCAGTTAACTTTAATAAAGCAGTTTCTGTCGTGAACATTACCAGACACCCCTTTGCAATTTCACAGTACTTTGCCCAGTATGTGGTCAATGTTCTAAAAGAGGCTAGCTGAATGAATTAACTCATCAATCAAAGGCCTAGgaccttgtgctcagttgctcagtcctgtccaactctttgccaccccatactgtagctgccaggctcctctgtccatgggattctccaggcaagaatactggaatggatggccatctccttctccagagggccTTAAATTTCTCATTCTCCTCCAGCGTTGGCCAGAACCTACTATAGGAACTGGCCTGAGCAAGAGTGCCAGCCTCACCATTTTCCCTCCCAGGTACCAACCCAGCACCACCATCCTGCCAAAGGACCATGAGGCTTCAGGGTCACCACAAGCAACCAAACCACATGGTGGGAAGAGACGTCCTAAACAAACCACCTCTGAAAGGCTCACTCACCATGCTTTTGCACAGGAGCCCCAGGATCTCCAGCAACAGGGAAGCAGCCTTGCCCAGGGGTCTCAGAGGTTTTGTTATTTCCCTGTAAGATAAACATTCATTGTTAAACTAGCCTCCCACACACTCTCAACATACTAGCCCATCGGTTCCTAAATCCAGGGTTCTGACCTGCCAcgcctcctttctctctccttcctatcTTTACCTCCCCTGAATTCCACCAGAGGGGGCTTACCTGAACAGCTCCCCCATTGGCACCCCACCTTCCTGCAGAATGGGCGTTATCAATTCTGCTAGGTAGAGCCACACATGAGGGATGTCAATTTCCATGTCTTCAGCCAACTCTAGAATTTCATATAGCCTGCATAGGGAATTCAAAGTCAGGACCTTCTAAGATAAGCCTGCACTCCTTTGTTGCCCTCCTTTTGGGGCAACAAAGGCATCGCTAAAGGGATCAACAACTGCAGGACCCTCCTCAGGAACATTTCCTAAACACGGGGCAATTATCTCAcactaagtgaaagtcgctcaggcgtgtccgagtctttgtgaccccatggactatacagtccatggaattctccaggccagaatcctgaagtgggtagcctttcccttctccaggggatcttcccaacccagggactgaacccaggtctcccgctttgcaggcagattctttaccagttgagccacaaggtaaacccaagaatactggagtgggtagcctatccctttctccagcagatcttcccgacccaggaatcaaactggggtctcctgcattgcaggtggattctttaccaactgaactatcagggaagccctatctcaCACTAAGGCCACCTTCTCCTTAGAGCTCACCCCCAACTATGCCAAAACTTATGTTGACCAGAATGGCTGAGGAGCCTACACTCTTATTCAAGGTTCACGGGTCCTATGAAGGAGAGAAAGGTATGAGAAGGTAAGAACGGGAGGCCTGCAGAGGCCAGTCATACCCTTGGTAGTACTGAGCAGTGGAGAGGTGCCCGGCACAGAGCAGCTGGTGCAGCAGCCGGCCCATGTGCTCCCGCGTGATGGCGCTGCGCTCCAGCGTGGACTCGATGCCGTGCCGTACAAAGATAAAGAGCAGGGAGGGCGAAGCCAGCTCCTGCACGCACTGCACTGCCTCCTGCAGGGGTGCAGAGCACAGAAGGGAGGCCAGTCATGTGTGGCTCAGACCTTCCACCCCTGCCTGTCAGCACAGGCCATCCACCTTGTCATCCCTCACTCAGACCGCTCTCATGGCTTACCTTCATGTCATTGAGATGGAGGTACTCCTCAATGATGGCCCTGGATTTCTTCTCCAGCTCCTCTTCAGAGAGTGCAGCCTTCGGGGGACTCACCGGGGGGAGGGCAGCTTCTCGTTTCACTGAGCGGAGAAAAACATACCACAGATTCATCAATTCCAGTCTTCCTAGCAAACAGTCTGAAGCCCTGAAGACACTGTCTCGGGAGTGGTTGGTCCCAAACCAGCCCACActcttctcttcccctcccccggccccttACCAGCTTCCCGCCCGCGGTCCCGATCCTCCGTGAGGCTAGCTGCCTTGCGTAGTCCATCAGGCTGAGAGGGCCGCTCTCTACTCCGTTCCTCCACTTCCTTGCTGAAGCTCCGCTTGGTGGCGGGTGTCCGGGCGCGATCAAGCCGGTCACCACGGTCACCTCCCCGTTCACTCCGCTCTAGGCGGTCTCCCCGGTCCCCAGCTTTCTCACCTCGTTCCCGGCTCAAGCTACTCCTGGAAGACAGACAGGGACATCGTCTCTCACCCGTACTGCCCAGGTGCGCTCCTGTTTTAACTGTCAAATACGCTGAGCAACTGTCTGGCCTTGTTCGTGGCAGCAGGAATACACCCCAACTCAGTCAGGAGCTCTGAGCATTACAGGTGTTAAGAATTCCTGTGTTAGCAGCCAAAACCCAATGAGCACTCCCAGTGTGATGAACAGAGACACCGAGGAAACCTCACCTCTGCACCACTCGTCTGTTGTCTGTGCTTTCTGTTGGTACTGCTTGTTGAAGGGCTGAGAAGCGATTCAAGGTACTAGTAGCTGGACGAGCAGCttctgatgctggggaagcaGAAAACTCAGATTAAAGACACCTGGTCCTAGTTCTGGCACGAAGGTAGTTCAGTCCCTAGTCCCGAGTACACACCACCTGTATGATCTAACCACTCTGCAGTCAAAGCCTCCCGTACAGACAAGGCTCTGACCTCAAGAGCTGAAAAACCACCCAGCTCTTGACAGTGACAGTAGCCTCCATACCTGCATCGGAGGGCTTGGCTCCTGAGCCTCCACTGCTACCCTTGCCCCAGCTCAATCGGCCTCCAGGTGCAAACAGCTGGTTATTAGAATCAATGGAGCCAGgctgaggaaggaaagggagtGGAGAGTCATGGGTCTGATCCAGTCAAAGCCCCCAGCCAGCCCCCACCACACAGAGCCACAAGCGGCCTAGAccagtaaatatttcaggcctTACGTAGACCATACAGTTTCAACTAGTTGACTCTGCCACTGTAGCACAGGAGCAGTCACAGACAGCACTTACAAGGTAGGACTGTGGTTCTGTGCCAAAACCTTATAGACactgaaatttacattttataaaaattcttgtCACAAAGTATCACTTTTTTCctctaaccattaaaaaaatgtagaaaactctCAATTGTAGTTTGTGGGTATATAGAAGCAGGGAATGGCTGGATTGGGTATGCATGTCAGGGTGCTATTCACTGGTTCAGACCAATGTGAATTCACTCCCTAGAGATGACAGTCCTGCCCAGTAATCTAACTAGTTGGTCTAAGGGGGAAAACTCAAGTTGTCACCTTCCCAACTTCAGAAAGCAAGGGGACTAAGATCCAAGCATATGCTTAAGGCCCGTCTGACCACTCTTTTATTCTCCCATCACTGACCAACACCCCTTCCAACATATACACCCCTACCTTTGTGATCTTAGTGAGTCGAGAAGTGTCAATAGGGCGGCTGCCCTTGCTGATGGGTACTGTGTTCCAGCCACCATCATCCACAAGTGGAAGGCCACGGCCTGGAACAAGGAAAGCATGCTGGAATGATAACTAAGTCCCAGCAACCCTGTTCTGGGGAGCTGCCACCAGCCTTCCTTCCTCAGATCCTCAGTTCCATCACGGGGTCTCAGTGGCCCAGACACGTGGCACTAATAAGAAGTCATCAGTGGAAAGCACAACCCCTCACACTGTCCCCCCCTCAGTCCCAGCCTCAAACTCACTGATGGGTGGGCCTGGAGGGCCACCCCGACGCTTGTCGCTGCCCTTGGCCATTAGCTGCTGCACTTTTATGTGCTCCCGATGCTCCTCCATCTCAGCTTCCTTGTGGATTTGGTCAATTGTCTTGGGCCCCTGGTCCCCACGGCGTGGCACCCAGTTGCTCTGTGGGATAGGCCAGTCACAGGGTAATTACATCAGAGAAGACCAGACCAGTGTCAGGAAATGGGGGCTGTGGGGTCAGAGGCAGCAGACTGACAGCGGGCAAGAGGGAACACACACCTTTCGCAGATCCAGCACATCCTGCAGCATAAAGCGGATCCGGGATGAAGTCTTCTTTTCCTTAATGATTTTTTCCATCTGGTTGAAATACTGATCCATCCGGGGCTAGCAAGAAGCAAAGGGATCAAGGTCACCTGCAGCTACAGACCCTGCCCCTCCTCAGGCTTTCAGCCCCACCACTGCAGCTCAGGGGCACACAGTGCCATGCCGATACAACAGCCGGGAAGGGTGCTGGTCAGTGTGCGGCAGACCCCACGTGCTTCAGCCTGGCCTCACCCATACCCCGGGACCCCTACCTTGGCCTTCTCAAAGTCCAGGTCTTTGCCAATGGTGGTGAGCAGACGGCAAAGGCATTCAAGGGACTCTTCATCATGGTTCTTAAGTAGTTTAACCACACAGTCATGCATGATTGCCTCTGTTAACATCTTCAATTTGAACAACTCCCCGATAAACTTGATATTCCCTAACGAGCGCCGCCGGGCTATGTCTCGAGCCTCTTCCAGCTCTTCTTTCAGGCGTCCCCGTTCCTCTGCCTGCCGGTCATAGGACAGGGGTCACGTCAAAAAGACACCAGCCACTCAGTTAAAACCTTCCCTCCACTACCTGGATTCCTATTCCTAAACCTAGCACCAAGCACTCACATTCTAAGGCAGAGAACCCCCCAAATACCACTATCCCCACTCCCACTCCTGCAGCTGAGGAGCGACTGGGTGAAGTAGTGGAACTGGGAGTGGAGTTTCTCTCACCGTAGCAGCTTCATCCATCTCTTTTTGCTTCTTCTCAAAAACCTCATCatcatctttgtctttttcaaaCTCCTTCTGACATCGATTTAACAACAGTTTTCGGAAGTTCACAGTCACTGTTGGCTTTTCTGTAGTGGGCACTTTCAGCTGTACGTCAAAGAGAACATCACATTCAGACCAGTCGAGGGCAGGGCAAGGAAAACCCTCCAAAAGTCTTCAACTACGTGACCCCTGAAGACCTCTGGCCCAGCTCTGCCTCCTTCTGGCTGCCACCACCAGCACAGGATAGAGGAGAACCAAGAAGCTAGACTCAGAGGCTTAGGAAGAGAAGTGAGAACTAGACCACAAAGCTTAGAGAATAGTGGAAACTAACCGCCATGAGGCAGCGGCACATGTTGGCATAGGCCACGGAGAAGTTGGGTTCTGAAATGGCCTTCTCGAAGATGAGGTCAATGACCCCTTTGAGACGTTCCTCGGTATCAATGGCTAGCTGCGTCACCTGCTTCATCAGCTGCTGGAACATCTGGGGTGTCAGCTTATTCAAGATGGAGCGCACCCTGCGGAACAGGTCCTGGAGGAGAGAGGGAACAGACAAGACATAGAATCCAGTGACGTGTTCAGGGGCTGCCAGGAGGCGGAGGAGAGGGCCGTGGGGACTCGGATAGGTGCTAGTGATGAGAATGGCCAGAAGCAGAGGTTAAGGCTGGCTCAGAGGGCAGACCCTGAAGAGAACTGGAGACCAAGGCACAACTTGCAGGTACCTGGGTTTTGCTGCCATCAGCATCCTCTTCTCCTCGGTCCTTATCAGCCGCCGTCCGCTTGCTACTGGGTTTCCAGGCCTTTTCTGCTTTGTTCAGCTTTATATCTTCGGTCATTGACACTGTGGCAATGATCTTGCGTGGTTCCTTTCGGGGGCCCTGCTGAGATCGCCGGGGTCCCAGGCCAGCCTGCTAAGCAAGGAGCGGGGACAAAAGACAGGGAATTAGTCAGCACAACTACCACCATCGCCCACATCTCCAGGGCAGACTTCTCCCCAGCCCTCAATGAGATACAGGGGCCAACACCCCCAGCGCATCCCTTGCCAGACCCACTCACCGGCCCTCGGGGCAGCTCCCCACCTGGCCCACCCCTCGGGGGCCCACGGTTGCTAAGGGCTGGTCGGCCAAGGTTGGCAAAAGACGGAGTGAAGTCTGGGCCACAATTTATGCCCTGAAGTCTAGAGGGGTCCAGCGGTCGCAATGGTGTTTTATTGGCCTGTGAAAAAGACAGAGAAGGTATCAGAAACAGGATAGGGCTAGCTACTGACCACTCTTTCAGGACCTCTGGCTCCTCCTCAGTCAACCAACCAGCATAAACATACTCTCTCCCTCAGGCCTACCAACCTTATCCAACACCACATCACTGATGTGGGGCAATCCCTCAGGCTTCTGCATACTGGCAAAGATGAACTGAAAGCCAAGCAGGAACTCTCGGTCATAACGCTTTTTCTCCTCAAGGTTTAGAGGCTTCCACTGATCTGCAAGGAAGACAGGATGAAGCAATCACACTGCTCTCTCCTGGGTCCTGACAAGCATACTCAACCCTTCTCACCCTTTCTTTCCACATACCTGACTTATATTCATACTTCTGTTCCCCTGGCTGGATATTCTCTGCATTTTGAATCTTGTCTTCCTTTGAGTCCCaggtctcctctccttcctcagacCGCAGGGGCACACTGCTGCCCTCAGGCTCTGGGCTGGGATTGCAGCCTGCAGGAGGCTGATTTTCCACCTCTGGTACCCCTGGGTTCGCCTGGAACCATTGCACATTCCGTTTTGGTTGCACTGTCTCCACTGTTCCACACCCACACTCTGCCCTGCTCCCTCCACGTTCTGCTCCCTTACCTCCTTGAAGGCATCTAGAAGGTCTCCTACAGCCTCCTTCTTATTGAGCTCCTTAATTTTCCGTCTCCTCTTTGGCACAGACACTGCCACTATTTGGGGGGGAGGAGTGAGAATAACTTAAGGAGTACCCCAACctctgggaaaaataaaaagaagccacTGTACAATATTCGCTTTTTTTGTCACATCCTCTCTCAACTTATAATTCCTCAATCTAGCCCTTGAGAGTTCCATTATAGGGCTTCTATGACCCAGACACAATGGCCCAAGAGGTCACCCATcaaaaaagtttccttttttgaaaagCAC
The DNA window shown above is from Bos indicus isolate NIAB-ARS_2022 breed Sahiwal x Tharparkar chromosome 1, NIAB-ARS_B.indTharparkar_mat_pri_1.0, whole genome shotgun sequence and carries:
- the EIF4G1 gene encoding eukaryotic translation initiation factor 4 gamma 1 isoform X5, producing MNKAPQPTGPPPAPSPGLPQHFYPSRAQPPSSAASRVQSAAPARPGPAAHVYPAGSQVMMIPSQISYPASQGAYYIPGQGRSTYVVPTQQYPVQPGAPSFYPGASPTEFGTYAGAYYPAQGVQQFPTGVAPPPVLMNQPPQIAPKRERKTIRIRDPNQGGKDITEEIMSGARTASTPTPPQTGGGLEPQANGETPQVAVVVRPDDRSQGAIIGERPGLPGPEHSPSESQPSSPSPTPSPPPVLEPGSEPNLAVLSVPGDTMTTGMIQTSVEESTPTPPESGEPCCLSPEPTPLAEPILEVEVTLSKPVPESEFSSSPLQVPSPLASHKVEILPEPNGTVPSENLEPEVESSPELAPLPPPACPSESPMPIAPTAQPEELLNGAPSPPAVDLSPVSEPEEQAKEAVVSVTPPTVLSATPAVAPPVASPAQEEDMEEEEEEEEEGEAEGEKGGEEPLPQESTPVPAHLSQNSEVAVATQVAVSVPKRRRKIKELNKKEAVGDLLDAFKEANPGVPEVENQPPAGCNPSPEPEGSSVPLRSEEGEETWDSKEDKIQNAENIQPGEQKYEYKSDQWKPLNLEEKKRYDREFLLGFQFIFASMQKPEGLPHISDVVLDKANKTPLRPLDPSRLQGINCGPDFTPSFANLGRPALSNRGPPRGGPGGELPRGPQAGLGPRRSQQGPRKEPRKIIATVSMTEDIKLNKAEKAWKPSSKRTAADKDRGEEDADGSKTQDLFRRVRSILNKLTPQMFQQLMKQVTQLAIDTEERLKGVIDLIFEKAISEPNFSVAYANMCRCLMALKVPTTEKPTVTVNFRKLLLNRCQKEFEKDKDDDEVFEKKQKEMDEAATAEERGRLKEELEEARDIARRRSLGNIKFIGELFKLKMLTEAIMHDCVVKLLKNHDEESLECLCRLLTTIGKDLDFEKAKPRMDQYFNQMEKIIKEKKTSSRIRFMLQDVLDLRKSNWVPRRGDQGPKTIDQIHKEAEMEEHREHIKVQQLMAKGSDKRRGGPPGPPISRGLPLVDDGGWNTVPISKGSRPIDTSRLTKITKPGSIDSNNQLFAPGGRLSWGKGSSGGSGAKPSDAASEAARPATSTLNRFSALQQAVPTESTDNRRVVQRSSLSRERGEKAGDRGDRLERSERGGDRGDRLDRARTPATKRSFSKEVEERSRERPSQPDGLRKAASLTEDRDRGREAVKREAALPPVSPPKAALSEEELEKKSRAIIEEYLHLNDMKEAVQCVQELASPSLLFIFVRHGIESTLERSAITREHMGRLLHQLLCAGHLSTAQYYQGLYEILELAEDMEIDIPHVWLYLAELITPILQEGGVPMGELFREITKPLRPLGKAASLLLEILGLLCKSMGPKKVGTLWREAGLSWKEFLPEGQDVSAFVTAQKVEYTLGEELEAPGQRLLSFEELRRQLEKLLQEGSSNQRVFDWIEANLNEQQVTSNTLVRALMTTVCYSAIIFESSLRVDVAVLKARAKLLQKYLCDEQKELQALYALQALVVTLDQPPNLLGMFFDALYDEDVVKEDAFYSWESSKDPAEQQGKGVALKSVTTFFKWLREAEEEESDHN
- the EIF4G1 gene encoding eukaryotic translation initiation factor 4 gamma 1 isoform X2 yields the protein MNKAPQPTGPPPAPSPGLPQPAFPPGQTAPVVFSTPQATQMNTPSQPRQGGFRSLQHFYPSRAQPPSSAASRVQSAAPARPGPAAHVYPAGSQVMMIPSQISYPASQGAYYIPGQGRSTYVVPTQQYPVQPGAPSFYPGASPTEFGTYAGAYYPAQGVQQFPTGVAPPPVLMNQPPQIAPKRERKTIRIRDPNQGGKDITEEIMSGARTASTPTPPQTGGGLEPQANGETPQVAVVVRPDDRSQGAIIGERPGLPGPEHSPSESQPSSPSPTPSPPPVLEPGSEPNLAVLSVPGDTMTTGMIQTSVEESTPTPPESGEPCCLSPEPTPLAEPILEVEVTLSKPVPESEFSSSPLQVPSPLASHKVEILPEPNGTVPSENLEPEVESSPELAPLPPPACPSESPMPIAPTAQPEELLNGAPSPPAVDLSPVSEPEEQAKEAVVSVTPPTVLSATPAVAPPVASPAQEEDMEEEEEEEEEGEAEGEKGGEEPLPQESTPVPAHLSQNSEVAVATQVAVSVPKRRRKIKELNKKEAVGDLLDAFKEANPGVPEVENQPPAGCNPSPEPEGSSVPLRSEEGEETWDSKEDKIQNAENIQPGEQKYEYKSDQWKPLNLEEKKRYDREFLLGFQFIFASMQKPEGLPHISDVVLDKANKTPLRPLDPSRLQGINCGPDFTPSFANLGRPALSNRGPPRGGPGGELPRGPAGLGPRRSQQGPRKEPRKIIATVSMTEDIKLNKAEKAWKPSSKRTAADKDRGEEDADGSKTQDLFRRVRSILNKLTPQMFQQLMKQVTQLAIDTEERLKGVIDLIFEKAISEPNFSVAYANMCRCLMALKVPTTEKPTVTVNFRKLLLNRCQKEFEKDKDDDEVFEKKQKEMDEAATAEERGRLKEELEEARDIARRRSLGNIKFIGELFKLKMLTEAIMHDCVVKLLKNHDEESLECLCRLLTTIGKDLDFEKAKPRMDQYFNQMEKIIKEKKTSSRIRFMLQDVLDLRKSNWVPRRGDQGPKTIDQIHKEAEMEEHREHIKVQQLMAKGSDKRRGGPPGPPISRGLPLVDDGGWNTVPISKGSRPIDTSRLTKITKPGSIDSNNQLFAPGGRLSWGKGSSGGSGAKPSDAASEAARPATSTLNRFSALQQAVPTESTDNRRVVQRSSLSRERGEKAGDRGDRLERSERGGDRGDRLDRARTPATKRSFSKEVEERSRERPSQPDGLRKAASLTEDRDRGREAVKREAALPPVSPPKAALSEEELEKKSRAIIEEYLHLNDMKEAVQCVQELASPSLLFIFVRHGIESTLERSAITREHMGRLLHQLLCAGHLSTAQYYQGLYEILELAEDMEIDIPHVWLYLAELITPILQEGGVPMGELFREITKPLRPLGKAASLLLEILGLLCKSMGPKKVGTLWREAGLSWKEFLPEGQDVSAFVTAQKVEYTLGEELEAPGQRLLSFEELRRQLEKLLQEGSSNQRVFDWIEANLNEQQVTSNTLVRALMTTVCYSAIIFESSLRVDVAVLKARAKLLQKYLCDEQKELQALYALQALVVTLDQPPNLLGMFFDALYDEDVVKEDAFYSWESSKDPAEQQGKGVALKSVTTFFKWLREAEEEESDHN
- the EIF4G1 gene encoding eukaryotic translation initiation factor 4 gamma 1 isoform X1, producing the protein MNKAPQPTGPPPAPSPGLPQPAFPPGQTAPVVFSTPQATQMNTPSQPRQGGFRSLQHFYPSRAQPPSSAASRVQSAAPARPGPAAHVYPAGSQVMMIPSQISYPASQGAYYIPGQGRSTYVVPTQQYPVQPGAPSFYPGASPTEFGTYAGAYYPAQGVQQFPTGVAPPPVLMNQPPQIAPKRERKTIRIRDPNQGGKDITEEIMSGARTASTPTPPQTGGGLEPQANGETPQVAVVVRPDDRSQGAIIGERPGLPGPEHSPSESQPSSPSPTPSPPPVLEPGSEPNLAVLSVPGDTMTTGMIQTSVEESTPTPPESGEPCCLSPEPTPLAEPILEVEVTLSKPVPESEFSSSPLQVPSPLASHKVEILPEPNGTVPSENLEPEVESSPELAPLPPPACPSESPMPIAPTAQPEELLNGAPSPPAVDLSPVSEPEEQAKEAVVSVTPPTVLSATPAVAPPVASPAQEEDMEEEEEEEEEGEAEGEKGGEEPLPQESTPVPAHLSQNSEVAVATQVAVSVPKRRRKIKELNKKEAVGDLLDAFKEANPGVPEVENQPPAGCNPSPEPEGSSVPLRSEEGEETWDSKEDKIQNAENIQPGEQKYEYKSDQWKPLNLEEKKRYDREFLLGFQFIFASMQKPEGLPHISDVVLDKANKTPLRPLDPSRLQGINCGPDFTPSFANLGRPALSNRGPPRGGPGGELPRGPQAGLGPRRSQQGPRKEPRKIIATVSMTEDIKLNKAEKAWKPSSKRTAADKDRGEEDADGSKTQDLFRRVRSILNKLTPQMFQQLMKQVTQLAIDTEERLKGVIDLIFEKAISEPNFSVAYANMCRCLMALKVPTTEKPTVTVNFRKLLLNRCQKEFEKDKDDDEVFEKKQKEMDEAATAEERGRLKEELEEARDIARRRSLGNIKFIGELFKLKMLTEAIMHDCVVKLLKNHDEESLECLCRLLTTIGKDLDFEKAKPRMDQYFNQMEKIIKEKKTSSRIRFMLQDVLDLRKSNWVPRRGDQGPKTIDQIHKEAEMEEHREHIKVQQLMAKGSDKRRGGPPGPPISRGLPLVDDGGWNTVPISKGSRPIDTSRLTKITKPGSIDSNNQLFAPGGRLSWGKGSSGGSGAKPSDAASEAARPATSTLNRFSALQQAVPTESTDNRRVVQRSSLSRERGEKAGDRGDRLERSERGGDRGDRLDRARTPATKRSFSKEVEERSRERPSQPDGLRKAASLTEDRDRGREAVKREAALPPVSPPKAALSEEELEKKSRAIIEEYLHLNDMKEAVQCVQELASPSLLFIFVRHGIESTLERSAITREHMGRLLHQLLCAGHLSTAQYYQGLYEILELAEDMEIDIPHVWLYLAELITPILQEGGVPMGELFREITKPLRPLGKAASLLLEILGLLCKSMGPKKVGTLWREAGLSWKEFLPEGQDVSAFVTAQKVEYTLGEELEAPGQRLLSFEELRRQLEKLLQEGSSNQRVFDWIEANLNEQQVTSNTLVRALMTTVCYSAIIFESSLRVDVAVLKARAKLLQKYLCDEQKELQALYALQALVVTLDQPPNLLGMFFDALYDEDVVKEDAFYSWESSKDPAEQQGKGVALKSVTTFFKWLREAEEEESDHN